In the Verrucomicrobiia bacterium genome, one interval contains:
- a CDS encoding DUF488 domain-containing protein codes for MHQLFTIGHSTRPFAEFVKLLKSHGITQLIDVRTIPRSRHNPQYEQTELEKQLPNHGITYRYMKQLGGLRPAAKQSVNTAWRNKSFRNYADYMQTDDFKEGITALITASKERPSAIMCAEAVPPVLDWRCLNGKKHSRN; via the coding sequence ATGCACCAACTATTCACCATTGGGCATTCGACGCGGCCGTTTGCAGAGTTTGTTAAGCTGCTCAAATCACACGGCATCACGCAGCTCATCGATGTGCGGACTATTCCGCGCTCGCGGCATAATCCGCAGTACGAACAAACGGAGCTTGAAAAACAGCTCCCCAACCACGGCATTACGTATCGCTACATGAAACAGCTGGGTGGGCTACGGCCGGCTGCAAAGCAGTCAGTAAATACTGCTTGGCGCAATAAATCCTTCCGCAACTATGCCGATTACATGCAAACAGACGATTTTAAAGAAGGCATCACTGCTCTGATTACTGCCAGCAAAGAACGGCCCAGCGCTATTATGTGTGCCGAAGCTGTGCCACCGGTCCTTGATTGGCGATGCCTTAACGGTAAGAAACATTCACGTAATTGA
- a CDS encoding GEVED domain-containing protein, giving the protein MRGKVKLSRLERNTSHGELTGLRIGQRRIWGLVLSFAAIALIISSTILITKFVDVQAQGGVGTQPAGTNAGIVGENRSGTTLFSCPAGTVFTGAKHIDKSLSSPNSTTRGMTTNIGLYCSRITTNGTTVTLTRTTAAGTPAVTGIAYALGGGVQNGYCPAGQAVQQMGGWDRFAGTGEQWTSAIRIVCRPLILNANDWIRVNTATGANVDVGARETNLAAHTYRGPFCANTATTLVSGYVLQGGGEGYDGIAIRCGTIEQARFSSVMLFSDFAWSKTLGGTGWKMNLNQGTALINAGGWSGAGKTPHASTAANTNIFHAPNEVYVEPGTNYRAAISQRPTGIATNTYVATGNCLTGLTLANEQDAACSMTITGRPDIAVSMTMPTSPYTLYGQSQTVRLTATNKGPGATDTNDGFTLVATLPSGWTAGATLPANCTANTARTIVTCVLNPTPLAAAASPGANGGTVSFNIPVIVNSPTAPGSYNASLALGRTVPDGDTDATNNDFSTANDRATGALVYTLPGTLVLHKVTTGSAGGPFGFTLTNTTQTTGTATTTEAGTSVDVDGNSGTAGVQPFTIGTLNTDVTITESALPAGWSVSDITCVNSSDVAVGSRSGNTYTIPGSQVVSGQAFDCTYTNAPTTDLAINKDDGNTTFTPGTDVTYSIIVSNNGPLNVEDALVTDDLPAGIDDASWMCGNAIGGGICDQPSGIGPLSEIVDLPVGASVTYTFTVPVPETFTGNLVNTATVAPPEGITDSTTENNSDTDTDTPPPTTIVLNKVTNDVEGGPFDFTLTNTTQTTGAVTTTEGNSPTQVDGDTGSAGVQAFTVSDTDADVTIAEASSSNWTLESFICTDRNGTIVGSLSGNTYTITAAEIATSLAFDCEVVNAPTPATLTLNKVTTNGFGGPFGFTLVNTVQTDGTATTTAANSPVQVDGDAGTAGTQPYVVASFNEDITITESSLPAGWRLDGVSCISNGNPVGSLVGTTFTIPADEVDAAGENFACTFTNDVIQADLAITKDDGRTEYIPGDTVTYDVVVSNNGPFEALNASVTDPLPSGITAASWTCGDATLGASCGAPSGTGALNATVNLPIGSQVTYKITLTIPATRTGALTNTATVTPATGTIDPDTTDNSASDTDLQAPPIISLYKTTDGAAGGPFDFTLTNTSVSTASVTTTAANTPTQADSDPLVAGNQPFKVLDFNQDVVITESSLPSSWKLASFTCTNLAGSTVGSLAGNAYTIPSAALIASPSFSCTATNAPREVDLAINKDDGSATYSAGANTTYEIVVTNNGPDAVSNAVIVDNLPSGITTANWTCGNATGGGVCDQASGTGAINTTADLPVGASVMYTLTLSVPSSYAGTLSNTATVTAPTGVQESILDNNSDTDVDTQSPPPSSSACSVRNVGANFGTAFAYNPYTFTATANGTSMGWVGVAGNATIVDLAGIDHTTALVGQWNFGSRDSRTFTYTLTFSQPIPANLIALQIAHVGAATDAAYNPTITVTLSGTGTTANRADLRMAPGNGTLLYNNTTGVISKSVANFNPPENGLLVGNSTDLIRTITLTGSDFWPTDNGSIRLLTLPSCITVQKTSSPNTGTFTFNQTNVVNGTRAAVANTSLTTTAPNTPVSSAMQFAGTVGSNIVLSEVVPTGWNLSSAVCTDRNAAETGNPGTIGTLSGSTVTIPGANVRVASDIACLFTDTQNIDYGDAPSSYGTDSANNGANHATTAGLRLGAIVDTETNGQPSADAAADDTTSLADEDAVSGPIEITSGQPTTVNVSVTNTTAQPATLAGWLDLNNNGVFDAGERVVVSIPANSGTATYPVVFPAGTPTADTFARFRLFSGTVASPSPTGYAAGGEVEDYAARLLPATITLTKTTNGMGGGPFNFTLTNTTQASGSVTTSAAATPTQVDGNTSTAGTQPFTVASRTADVTITEASLPADWTLSNFTCTNASGSTVGSRSGSTYTITAAQITASSSFTCTVTNTPAPATIILNKTSNNGVGGPFNFTLTNTTQTSGAVTTTAQGTATQVDGDTATAGAQAFTIATFGQAVTITEADAPGWDLASIACTSNSFPVGSRSGRTFTIPASATTTPGGVITCTFTNEKLRADLAITKTDNKATYNPGTNNIYTIVATNNGPYPVTGASIIDTLPAGVTTASWTCGSPTGGGVCGAASGTGAINTTADLPVGATVTYTLTMAIPAGQTGDLTNRVNIIAPSTITEIDTTNNQAIDIDQLVRDFADAPASYGTGTTSHATLPGLTIGSNITFESTAPVSADAGADSADDGLASPIVITPGVSSTVTISATNTTSEPATLAGWIDLNGDGVFEASERVVVTIPANSGTADYALIFPAGTVTADTFARFRLLSGAVANPSPVGQVIGGEVEDYPVQIARVQYRKAVTPAPIGPLTPGQTFTYSITAENVGTTPLTGLTITDDMTQVIDDATYNNDATATSGSVSYAAPNLSWTGDLVPGGTMTITYTVTTNNPITGDAVLFNNIIGTGPASNCTALTTTSDPACFVRIPQPNVTSIKTLVSPTNPKAGDVVTYRFTVANNGGAAAGGVIIGDSLAGVLDDATYNAGSETADIGSATYNATSQQITWTGNLAAAGSAGDTATIEYTVTLNGPEDLGDGILENGLIAPGCPNPPIYDPAHPDYDPDCVTVTPVEAWVARKTVSPTGNAQPGDSLTYSVTVENTGQTDLTGVSVADNLTDDLDDATYNNNPSPATGVSYAAPTLSWTGDLQVSETHTFSYTMTVKAADALGNGNMVNSITGSPNCPSPAITDPVDPAFNPDCVTITPIEAWTVVKTSDATGVVEAGDVVTYTLTIENTGSANLSGISTSDNLSGVLDDATFNNDQAASIGVPIYAVPTLTWTGNLNVGQTATVTYSVTVNPASAAGDGALRNAVVGGQCPDPAITDPTDPNYNPDCITIIPVKEWISTKTATPASGTVRLPGQVVNYTIIVENTGTANLTGADAPAVSDDLSAALDDSTFNNDQTATIGTPAYAAPTLSWSNDLNVGQVSTISYSVTINDLDNLGDGALRNAITGSPNCPDPAITNPADPNYNPDCVTIHPIEAWKVIKTSAATGAVTAGDTVGYTLTIENLGSVPLSGKSVSDNLGGVLDDATYNNDANSGGIGSVSFAAPTLTWTGNIAVGQTVTVSYSVTVNPASAAGDGALRNAVVGGQCPNPAITNPSDPNFNPDCVSIIPIKEWIGIKKATPTGSLKPGATVTYTLTIRNTGTANLTGADAPAIEDDLTEVIDDAAYNNDVTATLGTPAYTAPLLTWSNDLNVGQTATIKYSVTTNAAGDFNDGMLVNALSGPPNCTVAMAAPFAAAADTDCSTTRYIENFEMTKTANPADSSKVKPGDTITYTVTIRNTGAVDLTAFTFDDKLDQVLNHATFVGSPNVDGPGLAVRNNNLLTYTGDIPIGQSVTVSYAVRVNQDAPLDAVLRNVVTGPFSNCFTGEEPECLTTHTVVSPSPIPALPNTGMNLLLPIGAAALLIGTGLYIRKRKQA; this is encoded by the coding sequence ATGCGTGGGAAGGTCAAATTGAGCCGATTAGAACGTAACACTTCGCATGGTGAACTAACCGGCTTAAGAATAGGTCAAAGACGAATCTGGGGCCTTGTCTTATCGTTTGCTGCAATAGCGCTAATTATTTCAAGCACCATTCTTATTACAAAGTTTGTAGATGTTCAAGCCCAAGGGGGGGTAGGTACGCAGCCAGCGGGTACTAACGCAGGAATCGTTGGTGAAAACCGAAGCGGCACGACACTATTCTCGTGCCCTGCGGGAACAGTGTTCACGGGTGCCAAGCATATCGATAAATCACTTAGTTCTCCTAACTCTACTACCAGAGGCATGACCACGAACATTGGGTTGTACTGTTCGCGGATTACTACTAATGGTACAACCGTTACCTTGACTCGTACAACAGCTGCCGGTACTCCAGCGGTTACAGGCATTGCATACGCATTGGGTGGGGGTGTGCAGAATGGCTACTGTCCTGCAGGCCAGGCTGTCCAGCAGATGGGTGGATGGGATCGATTTGCAGGTACTGGTGAGCAATGGACATCAGCCATCAGGATAGTCTGTCGTCCGCTCATTCTGAATGCCAATGACTGGATACGAGTAAATACTGCGACAGGCGCCAATGTGGATGTTGGAGCACGTGAAACTAATTTGGCAGCGCATACCTATCGTGGGCCATTTTGTGCGAACACGGCGACAACATTAGTTTCGGGCTATGTACTACAAGGCGGTGGAGAAGGCTATGACGGGATAGCTATTCGTTGTGGAACAATCGAGCAGGCCCGTTTTTCATCAGTAATGCTCTTTAGTGATTTTGCCTGGTCAAAGACGCTTGGTGGAACCGGATGGAAGATGAACCTAAACCAAGGAACAGCACTTATTAATGCCGGCGGCTGGTCGGGAGCGGGTAAGACCCCCCATGCATCTACCGCAGCTAATACAAATATATTTCACGCACCCAATGAAGTATACGTAGAGCCGGGCACTAACTACCGAGCCGCTATTAGCCAGCGGCCTACCGGCATTGCCACGAACACTTATGTAGCAACAGGCAACTGCCTGACTGGCCTCACACTGGCTAACGAGCAGGATGCTGCGTGTTCAATGACTATTACCGGCCGACCAGATATTGCTGTATCCATGACGATGCCAACCTCACCCTACACACTGTACGGGCAATCTCAGACTGTCAGATTGACCGCAACGAACAAGGGCCCTGGCGCAACAGACACCAATGACGGGTTTACGCTGGTTGCAACACTACCAAGTGGCTGGACGGCTGGCGCAACACTACCGGCTAACTGTACAGCAAATACCGCTCGGACAATTGTGACATGCGTACTTAATCCAACGCCACTTGCCGCCGCGGCTTCACCAGGTGCCAATGGTGGCACAGTCAGCTTCAATATCCCTGTTATCGTCAACTCTCCGACTGCTCCAGGATCTTATAATGCTAGTTTGGCGCTTGGCCGCACAGTTCCAGACGGTGATACTGATGCAACCAACAATGACTTCAGCACGGCAAACGATAGAGCAACGGGCGCGCTGGTGTATACATTGCCAGGAACGCTCGTGTTGCACAAGGTCACCACGGGATCGGCTGGTGGTCCATTCGGCTTTACTTTGACCAATACCACACAAACAACCGGTACCGCAACAACCACTGAAGCTGGAACGTCTGTAGATGTTGACGGTAATTCGGGTACTGCAGGAGTGCAACCATTCACCATTGGGACGTTGAATACCGATGTAACGATTACGGAATCCGCACTTCCTGCTGGGTGGAGCGTTAGCGATATTACATGCGTGAATAGTAGCGACGTTGCTGTAGGTAGTCGCAGCGGCAATACGTATACCATTCCCGGGTCACAGGTAGTAAGCGGGCAGGCCTTTGACTGTACTTATACTAATGCACCAACAACAGACCTCGCGATTAACAAGGATGATGGAAATACCACATTTACTCCTGGCACGGACGTAACCTACTCGATTATCGTGAGTAATAATGGGCCGCTCAATGTCGAAGATGCTCTGGTAACAGATGATTTGCCTGCTGGGATTGATGATGCCAGTTGGATGTGTGGCAATGCAATTGGCGGTGGTATATGCGATCAACCAAGTGGCATAGGGCCACTCAGTGAAATTGTTGATTTGCCGGTTGGCGCGTCGGTTACCTACACCTTTACCGTACCCGTTCCCGAGACATTTACGGGCAACTTGGTTAATACCGCAACAGTTGCTCCGCCCGAGGGCATTACTGATTCCACCACAGAAAATAACAGTGATACCGATACCGACACACCCCCTCCTACCACGATTGTGCTTAATAAAGTAACCAATGACGTAGAAGGTGGACCATTTGATTTCACCTTGACTAACACCACGCAAACAACCGGGGCAGTGACGACTACGGAAGGCAATAGCCCGACGCAAGTTGATGGCGACACCGGCTCTGCAGGCGTACAAGCGTTCACTGTTAGTGATACAGACGCTGACGTGACGATTGCTGAAGCTTCGTCATCTAACTGGACTCTCGAGAGCTTCATTTGTACGGATAGGAACGGCACAATAGTAGGGAGTTTGAGCGGCAATACGTATACTATCACCGCAGCGGAAATTGCGACTAGCTTGGCGTTTGATTGCGAAGTAGTCAACGCGCCGACGCCAGCTACGTTAACCTTAAACAAGGTGACGACTAATGGTTTTGGTGGACCGTTTGGCTTTACGCTAGTAAATACTGTTCAAACTGACGGTACGGCTACCACTACTGCGGCTAATAGTCCTGTTCAGGTAGACGGAGATGCTGGTACCGCTGGCACGCAACCTTACGTAGTGGCGTCGTTTAATGAAGACATTACGATCACTGAGTCTTCGTTGCCGGCTGGCTGGAGGCTGGATGGGGTTAGTTGTATCTCGAATGGTAATCCTGTCGGAAGTTTAGTTGGCACTACCTTTACTATTCCGGCCGATGAAGTCGATGCCGCAGGCGAAAACTTTGCATGTACATTCACTAATGATGTTATCCAAGCTGACCTCGCCATTACTAAGGACGATGGCCGAACAGAATATATTCCTGGTGACACAGTAACCTACGATGTTGTGGTGAGCAATAATGGACCGTTTGAAGCTTTGAACGCGAGTGTTACCGACCCACTTCCCAGCGGCATTACAGCCGCCAGCTGGACGTGCGGAGATGCAACTTTAGGCGCTAGTTGTGGTGCCCCGAGCGGCACGGGCGCTTTAAACGCCACTGTAAATTTGCCAATCGGTAGCCAGGTTACTTATAAAATAACGCTCACAATACCAGCTACTCGTACAGGGGCTCTGACGAACACAGCTACGGTAACACCAGCGACTGGTACTATTGACCCTGATACGACAGATAACTCAGCTAGTGACACTGACTTACAAGCTCCGCCGATAATTAGTTTGTACAAAACAACCGACGGAGCTGCCGGCGGACCATTTGATTTCACTCTGACAAATACCAGTGTATCGACGGCGAGCGTGACTACCACAGCTGCAAATACGCCAACACAAGCAGACAGTGATCCGCTCGTAGCGGGCAATCAGCCTTTTAAAGTACTCGACTTTAACCAGGATGTGGTGATTACAGAATCTTCCTTGCCAAGTAGCTGGAAGTTAGCTAGCTTTACCTGTACAAACCTAGCCGGCAGTACGGTAGGGAGCTTAGCGGGAAATGCCTATACTATTCCGAGTGCCGCCTTAATCGCTAGCCCATCATTTAGTTGTACGGCGACAAATGCGCCACGTGAAGTGGACCTGGCCATAAATAAAGATGACGGCAGTGCAACCTATAGCGCTGGCGCAAATACTACCTACGAAATTGTTGTGACTAACAACGGTCCTGATGCGGTAAGTAATGCGGTTATTGTTGACAATCTCCCGAGTGGCATCACTACCGCTAATTGGACTTGTGGCAATGCCACAGGTGGTGGTGTCTGCGATCAAGCGAGCGGCACAGGCGCGATCAATACTACTGCCGATCTGCCGGTTGGCGCATCTGTTATGTATACCTTGACTTTGTCGGTGCCATCGAGCTATGCTGGCACGCTGTCTAATACCGCAACAGTGACCGCCCCAACTGGCGTTCAAGAAAGCATTCTAGATAATAACTCTGATACTGATGTCGACACGCAAAGTCCACCACCGTCATCATCTGCTTGTTCGGTTAGAAACGTTGGCGCAAATTTTGGAACAGCATTCGCTTACAATCCTTACACATTTACGGCTACTGCCAACGGCACAAGTATGGGATGGGTTGGAGTAGCTGGCAATGCTACCATTGTTGACCTGGCGGGTATCGACCACACGACGGCTCTCGTTGGTCAATGGAATTTTGGCAGTCGAGATTCAAGAACCTTTACCTACACACTCACTTTTTCACAGCCTATCCCGGCTAATTTGATTGCCTTACAGATTGCTCATGTCGGCGCCGCTACCGACGCAGCGTATAACCCAACTATAACTGTTACATTGTCCGGTACAGGAACGACCGCTAACCGTGCCGACCTGAGAATGGCGCCTGGCAATGGAACTTTGCTCTACAACAATACAACCGGAGTAATTTCGAAAAGCGTCGCTAACTTCAATCCACCAGAAAATGGTTTGCTTGTTGGTAATTCGACCGACCTGATCCGGACGATTACGCTTACTGGCTCAGACTTCTGGCCAACCGACAACGGTTCGATTCGTCTCCTTACCTTGCCGAGCTGTATCACTGTGCAAAAAACCAGCAGTCCAAATACCGGCACCTTTACTTTTAATCAAACCAATGTCGTGAACGGCACCCGCGCGGCTGTTGCGAACACCAGCCTGACGACAACTGCGCCAAACACGCCAGTATCATCGGCGATGCAGTTTGCGGGCACTGTTGGTTCGAACATCGTCCTGAGCGAGGTAGTACCGACGGGCTGGAACTTAAGTTCAGCAGTATGTACCGATAGAAATGCCGCCGAGACGGGCAACCCTGGAACGATCGGAACGCTATCGGGCAGCACGGTAACCATACCTGGTGCCAATGTGCGCGTTGCCTCAGATATTGCTTGTTTGTTTACCGACACACAAAACATTGACTACGGCGATGCGCCGAGTAGCTATGGGACAGATTCGGCAAATAATGGCGCTAACCATGCAACCACAGCCGGACTCCGCTTGGGGGCGATTGTGGATACTGAAACCAACGGTCAGCCGTCGGCCGATGCGGCAGCTGATGACACCACCAGCCTCGCCGACGAAGATGCAGTCAGCGGGCCAATTGAAATAACATCTGGGCAACCAACCACAGTGAATGTGTCGGTGACTAATACAACCGCTCAGCCGGCAACCTTGGCCGGTTGGCTCGATTTAAACAATAATGGCGTATTTGATGCGGGCGAACGAGTTGTGGTAAGTATCCCAGCTAATTCCGGCACTGCCACGTATCCGGTGGTATTTCCAGCTGGTACGCCCACTGCCGACACCTTTGCTCGCTTCCGCTTATTCTCGGGTACGGTAGCCAGCCCATCACCAACAGGCTACGCGGCGGGTGGTGAAGTAGAGGATTATGCGGCCAGGCTGCTGCCAGCTACGATAACTCTAACAAAAACCACCAACGGCATGGGCGGCGGACCATTCAACTTCACGCTCACTAATACCACTCAAGCAAGTGGGTCAGTGACAACCAGTGCTGCTGCGACGCCAACTCAAGTTGACGGCAACACCAGCACTGCCGGCACGCAGCCTTTTACGGTGGCTAGCCGTACCGCTGATGTAACTATCACTGAAGCTTCACTACCAGCTGATTGGACCCTGAGTAACTTTACCTGCACCAATGCTTCGGGTAGTACCGTTGGCAGCCGCAGCGGCTCAACCTATACCATAACGGCCGCGCAAATCACCGCTAGCTCCTCGTTTACCTGTACTGTGACAAACACGCCAGCACCAGCGACTATCATCCTTAACAAAACCTCAAATAACGGGGTAGGTGGTCCATTTAACTTTACACTGACAAATACCACTCAAACTAGTGGTGCCGTTACCACCACCGCTCAAGGCACGGCGACCCAAGTAGATGGTGATACGGCTACTGCCGGAGCCCAAGCCTTTACCATTGCTACCTTTGGTCAAGCTGTTACAATCACCGAAGCTGATGCACCAGGATGGGATTTAGCAAGTATAGCCTGTACTTCCAATAGTTTTCCAGTCGGTTCACGCAGTGGCCGCACCTTCACTATTCCCGCGAGCGCCACGACGACACCAGGCGGAGTGATCACCTGTACCTTCACCAACGAGAAGCTTCGTGCCGACCTTGCCATCACTAAGACCGACAATAAGGCCACCTACAACCCAGGCACGAACAACATTTACACAATTGTAGCGACAAATAATGGCCCTTACCCAGTCACCGGCGCCAGCATCATCGATACCTTACCGGCAGGCGTGACAACTGCTAGCTGGACCTGCGGCAGTCCCACTGGCGGTGGCGTTTGTGGTGCGGCCAGCGGTACAGGTGCCATTAATACCACGGCAGATTTGCCGGTTGGCGCTACAGTCACATATACGCTTACCATGGCGATTCCTGCGGGGCAGACCGGCGATCTGACCAACCGTGTAAATATTATTGCCCCGAGCACTATCACTGAAATTGACACGACTAATAACCAGGCCATAGATATCGACCAACTCGTGAGAGATTTCGCTGATGCACCGGCAAGTTACGGGACGGGCACTACAAGCCATGCCACCCTGCCTGGCCTCACCATCGGCTCTAACATTACCTTCGAGTCAACCGCCCCTGTATCGGCGGATGCTGGTGCCGACAGTGCCGATGACGGCCTTGCTAGCCCAATTGTTATTACTCCAGGTGTTTCTAGCACTGTGACAATTTCGGCTACTAATACCACAAGCGAACCCGCCACGCTTGCTGGTTGGATTGACCTTAATGGAGATGGTGTTTTTGAAGCAAGCGAAAGGGTAGTCGTCACTATTCCGGCTAATTCGGGCACTGCCGACTACGCGCTAATCTTCCCGGCTGGCACGGTAACCGCCGATACCTTTGCCCGCTTCCGTCTTCTGAGTGGTGCAGTCGCCAACCCAAGCCCAGTCGGTCAGGTTATCGGTGGTGAGGTAGAGGATTATCCAGTGCAAATTGCCCGGGTACAGTACCGCAAGGCGGTCACTCCGGCACCAATCGGCCCACTAACTCCCGGTCAAACTTTCACCTACAGCATAACGGCAGAAAATGTCGGCACAACGCCCCTTACCGGACTCACTATTACCGATGATATGACGCAGGTGATTGACGACGCCACCTACAACAACGATGCGACTGCAACCAGTGGCAGCGTGAGCTATGCCGCGCCAAACCTTAGCTGGACAGGCGACTTAGTGCCAGGTGGAACAATGACGATAACCTACACAGTCACCACCAACAATCCGATTACCGGCGACGCAGTGCTGTTCAATAACATTATCGGTACCGGCCCAGCTAGTAACTGTACGGCACTCACCACAACCTCCGATCCTGCCTGTTTCGTCCGAATTCCACAACCAAATGTCACCAGTATAAAGACGCTTGTCAGCCCTACTAATCCGAAAGCTGGTGATGTAGTAACCTACCGCTTTACCGTGGCAAACAATGGCGGTGCGGCAGCAGGTGGCGTTATAATCGGCGATAGCTTAGCGGGTGTACTCGACGATGCCACCTACAATGCGGGTAGTGAAACTGCCGATATTGGTTCTGCTACCTATAACGCAACAAGTCAACAAATAACCTGGACCGGCAACCTAGCAGCGGCGGGCAGCGCCGGAGATACCGCCACCATCGAATACACTGTCACCCTGAACGGACCAGAAGACCTTGGTGATGGTATCCTAGAGAACGGCCTGATTGCACCCGGCTGTCCGAATCCGCCAATTTATGACCCGGCACATCCAGACTATGACCCAGACTGCGTGACGGTCACTCCTGTCGAAGCTTGGGTAGCACGTAAAACAGTCAGCCCAACCGGCAACGCGCAGCCTGGCGACAGCTTAACGTATTCGGTAACAGTCGAAAATACCGGCCAAACAGATTTGACTGGTGTTAGCGTCGCCGACAACCTTACAGATGATCTCGATGACGCCACCTACAACAACAATCCATCGCCAGCAACCGGAGTAAGTTACGCCGCGCCAACCCTTAGCTGGACAGGCGATCTGCAAGTTAGCGAAACGCATACATTCAGCTACACCATGACCGTCAAAGCTGCCGATGCACTTGGTAACGGAAATATGGTGAATAGCATCACTGGTTCCCCAAATTGCCCAAGCCCAGCCATCACCGACCCAGTCGACCCAGCCTTTAACCCCGACTGTGTGACCATTACTCCTATTGAAGCCTGGACAGTGGTAAAAACCAGCGATGCGACAGGGGTGGTCGAAGCAGGGGATGTCGTCACTTATACTCTGACGATTGAGAATACTGGGAGTGCCAACCTAAGCGGTATTAGTACTAGCGACAACCTTAGTGGTGTATTAGACGACGCCACATTCAACAATGACCAAGCTGCAAGTATCGGTGTCCCCATCTATGCCGTGCCAACCCTCACCTGGACGGGTAACCTGAACGTCGGTCAAACAGCAACCGTGACCTATTCGGTAACTGTAAATCCGGCCAGTGCGGCCGGTGACGGCGCACTACGAAACGCAGTGGTGGGCGGCCAGTGCCCCGACCCAGCCATCACTGACCCAACCGATCCAAACTACAATCCAGACTGTATCACGATCATCCCTGTAAAAGAGTGGATAAGCACCAAGACCGCCACACCCGCCTCAGGCACGGTACGCTTACCTGGCCAGGTAGTCAACTACACAATAATTGTCGAGAACACAGGTACGGCAAACCTGACCGGTGCCGACGCACCAGCTGTTTCGGACGATTTGTCAGCTGCCCTCGACGACTCTACTTTCAATAATGACCAGACTGCCACCATCGGGACCCCGGCCTACGCCGCACCAACCCTTTCGTGGTCTAACGACCTCAACGTTGGGCAGGTGAGCACTATAAGCTACTCGGTTACCATAAATGACCTCGATAACCTGGGCGACGGCGCACTCAGGAATGCCATCACCGGCTCACCGAACTGTCCGGATCCAGCCATCACAAACCCGGCCGACCCGAATTACAATCCAGATTGTGTCACGATACACCCAATTGAAGCCTGGAAGGTTATTAAAACGTCCGCCGCCACCGGCGCTGTTACTGCTGGCGACACCGTTGGTTACACGCTCACGATCGAGAATCTCGGCAGCGTTCCGCTCAGCGGCAAGTCGGTAAGCGACAACCTCGGCGGCGTGCTTGACGATGCCACCTACAACAACGATGCCAACTCTGGCGGTATCGGATCAGTCTCCTTCGCCGCGCCAACCCTCACCTGGACCGGCAACATAGCGGTCGGACAAACCGTGACCGTGAGCTATTCAGTAACGGTAAATCCGGCCAGTGCGGCCGGTGACGGCGCACTACGAAACGCAGTGGTGGGCGGCCAGTGTCCAAATCCAGCTATCACCAACCCAAGTGATCCAAACTTTAATCCAGACTGTGTCTCGATCATCCCTATAAAAGAATGGATTGGCATTAAGAAAGCAACCCCAACTGGCTCGCTCAAACCCGGCGCTACGGTAACCTACACCCTTACCATTCGAAATACCGGTACCGCTAATTTGACCGGCGCTGACGCACCGGCTATCGAGGATGATCTGACCGAAGTAATCGACGACGCCGCCTATAATAACGACGTCACGGCTACTCTCGGTACACCAGCTTACACCGCGCCACTACTGACCTGGTCAAACGACCTAAACGTCGGGCAAACTGCAACTATCAAGTACAGCGTCACGACAAACGCTGCCGGCGACTTCAACGATGGCATGCTCGTTAACGCTCTCAGTGGTCCGCCAAACTGCACAGTAGCAATGGCTGCGCCGTTCGCGGCGGCTGCTGATACGGATTGTTCCACCACACGCTACATTGAGAACTTTGAGATGACGAAGACAGCGAACCCAGCAGATAGTAGTAAAGTGAAGCCCGGTGACACGATTACCTATACAGTCACTATCCGTAACACGGGAGCGGTTGATCTCACGGCGTTTACCTTCGATGACAAGCTCGACCAAGTGCTCAACCACGCCACATTTGTTGGTAGCCCGAACGTTGATGGCCCAGGTTTGGCAGTGCGCAACAATAACCTACTTACCTATACTGGTGACATTCCGATCGGCCAGTCAGTGACGGTATCATACGCCGTCCGGGTAAATCAAGATGCTCCGCTGGACGCAGTGCTAAGGAACGTGGTGACCGGACCGTTTAGCAACTGCTTTACCGGCGAAGAGCCCGAGTGTTTGACAACCCATACGGTCGTATCGCCTTCGCCAATTCCGGCACTTCCTAATACGGGCATGAATCTGCTTCTCCCAATTGGAGCCGCCGCCCTGCTCATTGGCACAGGGTTATATATCAGAAAGCGCAAGCAGGCATAA